TCTGCTCTTCGTGGACGGCCACGAGGACACCATGCCGCTCGACGTGTCCGAGGACGGCGAGGCGGCCAACACCGAGATCGGGATCCTTCTCGGTCTGACAGGTGGCCTCCTGACGGGTCCGCTGTCACGCTCGCGCGGGGTGCTCGTCCGAGACGATCTTGCTGTCCTGGGTCCTCGAGACGAAGCCTGGCGTCAGCGTTTCAACGTCGGCTCCCTGCGGGACCACGGCGTGTGGTTCAGGGACTGCAGGGAAACGTCCGCAGCTCCCGAAGAGAGCGCGCGCGACGCCGTACAGCATCTCCGTTCGACGGCGGCGCGATGGTGGCTTCACGTCGACCTCGACGTGCTCGATCCTGAGGAGTTCGGCGCACAAGGAGTGCCAGGTGCGCCCGGCGAGCCCGACGGCCTCAGCTGGGACGGTCTGACGAGACTGCTCACCGCGGCGGTCGGCGCGGGCGGTTGCGTCGGCTGGAGCCTGGCGATCTACGACCCGGAGCAAGATCCGTCCCGAACAGACGCCGCACGAATCGTGAAGCTTGTCAGCGAAGTCGCGTCGGTCATCTCTGGTCCGGCCGAGTGAACGCTACAGCGCGGAGAACCCTCGCCGACGACCCGCGTCAGCCCCGACTGCCCTCAGCTCGCGACGTGCGTGCACGGATGAGCCGCCAGAGCAGCAGCGCGACGACGGCGCCGAGGATCGAGAAGATCAGGCCGCTCGGCTGGAAGAAGCCTTCGTCCTCGTCCCAGCCGAACAGGAGATATCCGCCGAAGCCGCCGATGAACGAGCCGACGATCCCGAGCAGCATGGTCTGCCACCACGTCATCGGATCGGACCCCTTCACCAGCAGCCGCGCGAGGTAGCCCGCGACGATGCCGATGAAGATCAGGTAGACCACGGTCCAGAAGTTGAACATCGCGCCCCCTCGTACCTTTCCCTGGCCTTGCCGTGCTCAGCGTCAGCCCATCATCACACCGGCGGTGGCTACCTGCCGTGTTGCTGCGGCGCGCATGTCGAGAACGCGGTCGCGGCTGCGTCCCCTGGGCAAGACCACAGTCCAGCGTTGGAGGATGAAGGCATGGCACGCATCAAGCAGTTCGACCACGTAGGGATCACCGTCGACGACCTCGACACGGCCGTGGCGTTCTTCGTCGGTTTGGGTCTCGAGGTCGAGGGCCGCACGTTCATCGAAGGCGAGTTCCTCGACACCGTCTGCGGCATCCCGAACTCGCGGACAGAGGTGGTCATGCTGCGGCCGCCGGGCGGAGGAACCGCGCTCGAGCTGGGGAGATTCATCAGGCCGAACCACGTGCCCGGATCGCCCACCGCGATGGCGAACGAGCTGGGGCTGCGAAACGTCTGTTTCGAGATCACCGAGCTTCGCGCGACGGTCGACAGACTGGCCGCGGACGGGTACGGACTCGTCGGTGGGATCGGCCAGCACGAGAACAGCTGGCTCATGGCGTACGTCCGCGGACCCGAAGGGATCGTCGTCGCGCTCGCCGAACAGATCGGCTAGTGCTCGTGCTTGGTGACGAACGGTGACGTCATCGCCCGTACGAGGGCGCCGTACCCGAGTCCGAACGAAACCTCCTCGCCGACCGTGACGTCGTGGTCGCCGACATCGATGACGAGGTGGTCGCTGCTCGCCGCCAGCACCGCCATGCCCGGTGGTGCGACGAGTCCGTCCGGGTCGATGTCCTGTCGGCCGATCGCTGCGATCGCCTGTCGGACGAGCCCCGGGCGTCCGCGGTCGGGCTCGTGGCCGAAGGCGGTCTGACCACGATCACCCCAGGACTGCGCCGGCTTCGTCTTGACCTCGATCAGCTCGGCGACGAGCGTGAACGCATCCGTACGGAGGCCGTCGATCGGCTGCCGCTGCAGCGGCTCCGTACCGAGGAGGATCGACTCGCCCAGACGCAGGTCGTCGATGCGGCCAACGTCGCTGGTCGCCAACGCCCAGTCGAGGTTGGCGGAGTTGCCACCGGTCACGACGGTCAGTCGCTCGCCGACGGCTGCCTCGACCTTCTCGACCAGCTCTGACAGCTCGTCCATCTTGTTCTGGTCGGGTACGACGCCGCTTCGGCATGCCAGGTTGGTGCCGAGACCGACCAGCCGCAGGCCCGGCCGGCGCGTGACGGTGGCGGCGAGGTCGACCACCTCGTCGACGGGCACCCCTTCACGCAGGTCACCGAGCTCGACCATCAGGACGACGTCGTGGGTGGTGCGTTGTCTGACCGCAGCGGCCGAGAGCGCGTCAAGCACCACGCCCTCGGTGTTGAGGCTGAGGTCGGTGTCGCGGACGACGCGGTCGACCTGGCTCAGCATCGGGGACCGGATCAGCATGAACGCCGCGTGGACGTCACCGGCGCGCAGTCGCGCGACGTTCTCCATCCGCGACTCGCCGATGCCGCCGGCCCCTCCGCTCAGCATCGCCGCGGCGACGCTCGGCGAACCGAGCGAAGCCTTGGAGACGCCGGTGACCCGAATACCTCGTGGCGCGAGGCGCTCGACGAGCGTGCGCGTGTTGTGCGCGACCGCGCCGAGGTCGATGTCCAGCCGGGGTGCTGTCACCGGACGCTCGAGGCTGAGGTCGCCTCGAGCTCGGGGAACGACAGCAGCACCATGTCGACGAGCTGGTCGAGCGGGCGGGTCAGCGGATCGGTCGCCGGTACGCCGAGCTCGAGCTCGATCGCGTCGATCGCATCACCGATCTCGCGGTCGTCCATCTGCTCGTGGTTGACCGTGACGCCGATGACCCGGGTGTCGGCGAACGCCTCGATCAGCTCGACCTCGCTGGCGACCGAGGGCATCGGGACCATCGGGAAGTCGCCGAGGACGTCACGCTTCGGTGCGTGCTGGACGATGACGCCCGCGGGTCGGCTGCCGCGCAGGATGTGGGCAGAGGTCAGGTAGGCGGGGTGGCTGAGTGCGCCCTGACCCTCGACGACGATCACGTCGGGGTTCTCGCCCTCGAACGCGGCGACGACCTGGTTCTCGACCTCGCCCGAGCAGAACTGAGGGACCAGCGCGTCGAGCGCGACGCCGTACTTGCCGCCCTGGATCAGCGTCGTCTGGCCGGTGCCGACCATCACCGCGTGGATGCCGCGGGCGTTCAGTGCCTGGACCAGCAGGGTCGCCGTCGTGCGCTTGCCGATCGCCCCGTCGGTGCCGAGGACGGCGATGCGGGGACAGGTCACGTCGAAGATCCGCCCGGAGAAGAGGTGGAGGTCCTTCTTCTCCTTCGGGCGGCGGATGTCCGTGATCGTCACGCCGGCGACGAGGCTGGCGGCGACGAACTCGGCGTCGTCGTTCAAGAACTCGTGGAGCCCGTTGATGATGTGCATGCCGCGAGCGATGCCGTCGAGAAGGACCACGCGCTGGGCGGACGAGAGCAGCCCGTCGGCCGGAGCCACGCCGCAGATGAGGTAGTCGGGGACGTAGCCCGCGTGCGCGATGGCCTCGCTGAGGTCGGCGAGCACCGGGATGCCCGCGGGGGTGCCGTCGAGGAACGACCCGGCGTCCACGCCGGCCTGCATGCTGTCGATGACGCTGAGGATCTCGTACCGCTCCGAGTGACGTACGAGGCCGTTCGCCGTCTTGCCGTCCTGCTCACCGAACTGCCCCTCGCAGTACACGATGGCCGAGGTGCCGGTCGGCGGCGCGACGGGCGTTCCGGGCATCGTCTCGGGGTAGGAGTCGGCGGCGTCAGAGCAGGGAATGGTGGGGGACATGAGTCTCCTCGAGGTCATTCAGAGGAGGCGTCAGAAACGAAAGAGGCCGTGGAAGGCCGGACGGTCGACAAGAAGTCTTCCCTGATAGCCGGCAAGCTGCCCGCTGTGGCCAACGTAGCAGGGAGGTGCGCGCGGGGGGCGGTTCTGGTCGAGCTCGAGCCGCTCGCCATTCGAATGCCTCGACGCATTGCAGACCAGACGTTCTGACTGTCTGGAGCATCTCAACGGGTCCTTGACGAAGTGTTGCGGAAATGACGCGGCCTTCGAAATGTGCCATGCGCGTATCGGATATGGCGTGAGTTGATGCGCTCCGCGAGGGTGGCTTCTGCTGAGCCAGGGCAATCGGATGTACAGCATCAACTAGGAGGTTAGCAACGGCCCGTCTTCCGACAATTGTCATCCATTCAGTGGCCGCGCGCACGTGGGCGTGCTTTTGCGCCTACTCTCTCGGACGTCCGAAATCTTCAATAATTGCACCCAAACCCGGCTGGGAAGACCGCGTAGTAGCCCTCACGCCTCGTCACTCAAAGGCAGAAATCAGTCGAGGATCGCCTCCGATTGATGTAGACCCTAACAGCTCGGGCCGTCGCAGACCGATAATGGCGCCAATGGTTACGAACGCAGAGGCATTCTCTGGCAAATAACCTGCCGGGTCCGACTCCGCGTATCTGCGGATTACCGCCTGCGAATCGGGCGAAGCAAGGGCAGACATGAGATCATCAACGGTCAGTATTCCTGAAGCGCGAAGCAATTTCGATAGAAGAAACGCATCTTCTATCTCGAGCGCGAGTCCGTGTGGACCCAATGGCGCCGCATGGCGCCGAGCGGCCGCCATGACGCCGAGCAACTGGATGGTGGAGATTGGGTCGGAGAGCATTCGTCCGCTGGAGTAGTGCCGACACAGTTCAGAGATTTCGTCTACGATAGCCTTCTCGATGCCCGAGAACTCGCGATCGATTAGTTCGAGCGCGCCCGCCAGCGCATCGAATCTGCGTAACAGTTCGTTTGGAACGCCAGTGCCAATCTTGTACCTCAATGAGTGTTCGATCTCGGCCCATGCATGGGCGACGACGCTCCGAATTTGGACCTCTACGCGGGTCGACTCGAGAATACGGGAGGTTCGACCCAAGCCCGATTTCCTCGGCTTGAGCACGAGGTGGCTGCTGCGATATCCCACCTGGCCCATCCCAAGCTGCTTGGTCTTGTCGCCGGAGCGCGACTCATCAACTTCGAAGGCCGCGCGCAGACGATCGGCGACCTCGACCACGTTGTGCTCATACAGCGTGATGATCCGTACGCCCAAGATATCGTCCATTTGCTGACCAGGGCGGCCGTACTTCTTTCGACCTACCTTCTCGGCCGCGGATCCGGGGTCTTTGGCGCGGGCCTCAATGACCTGAACGGAGAAGGGACGACCAGATATCGACTCCTCGATCTGCTTCCTAACCTCTTTCGCGGCGTCTCGAAATACCGAATAATTCCGCCGATAATTCTCCAGCCAGGCGTCGGCCATAACTCCCATCGGTCAAACCTTGCCGAGGATGACGTTCTTTAGAATGTCGATCCGAGTCCGTCTAGGTTTGACGTTGTCAGTCTGGCGACTCTGGGCGATGATGTATCGTGTGTGCTCAGGCCTGCGGGCGTCTTCCGACGCATTGAGACCCAAGTTGAATGCGTCCAGCCGTTCGCGCATTAGGTCAGGTTTCGGGAGCGGTTCGTCCTCGGCGCGCAGTTCACTGAGTGCGCCAACTAAGGCATACAGGTTGACTGGCCTCTTGAGAAGTGGATACTGGCGCAGGTTGGGTATGGCGGTTCCGATTGCGTCAAGAATCGCCTTCAATTCCCCTTGCAGTGCCGGGCCTGCTTCGAAACTTTCGCGGAACGAGTTGTAATAGAGGTCGACTGACTCCTTCTTGTCCTGCGGGCCCTCGTTTAGCAGGATGAGTAGTTCGGCTACCAACTCATCA
Above is a genomic segment from Mumia sp. Pv4-285 containing:
- a CDS encoding arginase family protein, encoding MGDDALMDGYDLIGVPFDGYGRPGNQAAASEALRAAGLGNAFGTHHVVDHGDLALPAPDPSRGAATSLINETALVAMVERLGEPVRRAIDEGRFPLVHGGDCTTLLGSVPALRDSLGPVGLLFVDGHEDTMPLDVSEDGEAANTEIGILLGLTGGLLTGPLSRSRGVLVRDDLAVLGPRDEAWRQRFNVGSLRDHGVWFRDCRETSAAPEESARDAVQHLRSTAARWWLHVDLDVLDPEEFGAQGVPGAPGEPDGLSWDGLTRLLTAAVGAGGCVGWSLAIYDPEQDPSRTDAARIVKLVSEVASVISGPAE
- a CDS encoding GlsB/YeaQ/YmgE family stress response membrane protein is translated as MFNFWTVVYLIFIGIVAGYLARLLVKGSDPMTWWQTMLLGIVGSFIGGFGGYLLFGWDEDEGFFQPSGLIFSILGAVVALLLWRLIRARTSRAEGSRG
- a CDS encoding VOC family protein, which produces MARIKQFDHVGITVDDLDTAVAFFVGLGLEVEGRTFIEGEFLDTVCGIPNSRTEVVMLRPPGGGTALELGRFIRPNHVPGSPTAMANELGLRNVCFEITELRATVDRLAADGYGLVGGIGQHENSWLMAYVRGPEGIVVALAEQIG
- a CDS encoding alanine/ornithine racemase family PLP-dependent enzyme; the protein is MTAPRLDIDLGAVAHNTRTLVERLAPRGIRVTGVSKASLGSPSVAAAMLSGGAGGIGESRMENVARLRAGDVHAAFMLIRSPMLSQVDRVVRDTDLSLNTEGVVLDALSAAAVRQRTTHDVVLMVELGDLREGVPVDEVVDLAATVTRRPGLRLVGLGTNLACRSGVVPDQNKMDELSELVEKVEAAVGERLTVVTGGNSANLDWALATSDVGRIDDLRLGESILLGTEPLQRQPIDGLRTDAFTLVAELIEVKTKPAQSWGDRGQTAFGHEPDRGRPGLVRQAIAAIGRQDIDPDGLVAPPGMAVLAASSDHLVIDVGDHDVTVGEEVSFGLGYGALVRAMTSPFVTKHEH
- a CDS encoding DUF1611 domain-containing protein, which encodes MSPTIPCSDAADSYPETMPGTPVAPPTGTSAIVYCEGQFGEQDGKTANGLVRHSERYEILSVIDSMQAGVDAGSFLDGTPAGIPVLADLSEAIAHAGYVPDYLICGVAPADGLLSSAQRVVLLDGIARGMHIINGLHEFLNDDAEFVAASLVAGVTITDIRRPKEKKDLHLFSGRIFDVTCPRIAVLGTDGAIGKRTTATLLVQALNARGIHAVMVGTGQTTLIQGGKYGVALDALVPQFCSGEVENQVVAAFEGENPDVIVVEGQGALSHPAYLTSAHILRGSRPAGVIVQHAPKRDVLGDFPMVPMPSVASEVELIEAFADTRVIGVTVNHEQMDDREIGDAIDAIELELGVPATDPLTRPLDQLVDMVLLSFPELEATSASSVR
- a CDS encoding GTP pyrophosphokinase, translated to MADAWLENYRRNYSVFRDAAKEVRKQIEESISGRPFSVQVIEARAKDPGSAAEKVGRKKYGRPGQQMDDILGVRIITLYEHNVVEVADRLRAAFEVDESRSGDKTKQLGMGQVGYRSSHLVLKPRKSGLGRTSRILESTRVEVQIRSVVAHAWAEIEHSLRYKIGTGVPNELLRRFDALAGALELIDREFSGIEKAIVDEISELCRHYSSGRMLSDPISTIQLLGVMAAARRHAAPLGPHGLALEIEDAFLLSKLLRASGILTVDDLMSALASPDSQAVIRRYAESDPAGYLPENASAFVTIGAIIGLRRPELLGSTSIGGDPRLISAFE